One window of the Sparus aurata chromosome 17, fSpaAur1.1, whole genome shotgun sequence genome contains the following:
- the LOC115567398 gene encoding antizyme inhibitor 1 isoform X1, which translates to MKGIADEPQYSVGLLEAGTTLCEVIDNHIYEQTLSEKSAFFVADLGVIMRQHARWRTHMAQIRPYYAVRCNSSPTVIEVLAALGTGFICTNKSELELVQGHGIPSEDIIYGGVCKQVSQIKYAAKNGIDLLVCDNEAELRKISRCHPNAKLLLQVSTEASSQDDEMSMTFGCSLKDCRHLLERAKELGVQVVGVRCHISSSCEDDQVYVHAISDARCVFDMGEEIGFNMKILDIGGGFAGTETQLELINSAVMSMMDLYFPPSTGVSIIAEPGSFFVSSAFTLAVNVISKEVVARDCLDHAHDDPSPNEEPEFQYYMNEGVYGSFASKLSETLIAAPSVHKQNSPLDSSVFSSSLWGPSGDDLDQVVEHCLLPELNIGDWLIFTKAGAYSLGQPLCIATDSPSPPVYYVISSRDWFEMQDTGVSHEATLKNFSLVPYFLNSCQTEAALSVPA; encoded by the exons ATGAAGGGAATTGCTGATGAACCACAGTATTCTGTCGGCCTGCTGGAGGCAGGCACGACCCTCTGTGAAGTGATTGACAATCACATTTATGAACAAACTTTG TCGGAGAAGAGTGCATTCTTTGTAGCAGACCTGGGAGTTATAATGAGGCAGCATGCTCGCTGGCGAACCCACATGGCCCAAATTCGACCCTACTACGCTGTCAGATGCAACAGCAGCCCAACTGTTATTGAAGTTCTTGCTGCTCTCGGAACTGGATTCATTTGCACCAACAAG TCTGAGCTCGAGCTGGTACAAGGCCATGGTATTCCCTCTGAAGATATAATCTACGGAGGTGTTTGCAAACAAGTTTCCCAGATTAAATACGCTGCTAAGAATGGCATTGACCTCCTTGTGTGTGATAATGAAGCAGAGCTACGTAAGATTTCTCGCTGCCACCCCAATGCCAA actGCTGCTACAGGTTTCAACAGAAGCGTCCAGCCAGGATGATGAGATGAGCATGACTTTTGGCTGCTCCCTCAAGGACTGCAGGCATTTGCTGGAGAGGGCTAAGGAGCTGGGTGTGCAGGTGGTTGGAGTCAG GTGTCACATTTCCAGCTCCTGTGAGGATGACCAGGTGTATGTTCATGCCATATCTGATGCCCGCTGTGTCTTTGATATGGGA GAGGAAATTGGCTTCAACATGAAAATCCTGGATATTGGAGGCGGCTTTGCTGGCACTGAGACTCAGCTGGAACTG ATCAATAGTGCAGTCATGTCTATGATGGACCTGTACTTCCCCCCTTCTACTGGAGTGTCCATCATCGCGGAGCCTGGCAGTTTCTTTGTGtcctctgccttcactctggcTGTGAACGTCATCTCCAAGGAGGTGGTGGCACGGGATTGCCTGGACCACGCACATG ATGATCCATCTCCAAACGAGGAGCCAGAGTTCCAGTACTACATGAATGAGGGAGTGTATGGATCATTTGCCAGCAAACTCTCTGAAACATTGATTGCTGCTCCATCTGTTCACAAG CAGAACAGCCCCCTGGATTCTTCAGtgttcagcagcagcctgtGGGGCCCCTCTGGGGATGACCTGGACCAGGTAGTGGAGCACTGTCTGTTGCCTGAGCTCAACATCGGAGACTGGCTCATTTTCACCAAAGCAGGGGCCTACAGTCTGGGTCAGCCACTCTGCATCGCCACGGACTCCCCATCACCCCCAGTATACTACGTCATCTCTTCTAGAGACTG GTTTGAGATGCAGGACACTGGCGTCAGTCATGAGGCTACACTGAAGAACTTCTCCTTGGTCCCTTATTTTCTCAATTCCTGCCAAACAGAGGCTGCGCTGTCTGTCCCAGCTTAG
- the LOC115567398 gene encoding antizyme inhibitor 1 isoform X2, with translation MKGIADEPQYSVGLLEAGTTLCEVIDNHIYEQTLSEKSAFFVADLGVIMRQHARWRTHMAQIRPYYAVRCNSSPTVIEVLAALGTGFICTNKSELELVQGHGIPSEDIIYGGVCKQVSQIKYAAKNGIDLLVCDNEAELRKISRCHPNAKLLLQVSTEASSQDDEMSMTFGCSLKDCRHLLERAKELGVQVVGVRCHISSSCEDDQVYVHAISDARCVFDMGEEIGFNMKILDIGGGFAGTETQLELINSAVMSMMDLYFPPSTGVSIIAEPGSFFVSSAFTLAVNVISKEVVARDCLDHAHDDPSPNEEPEFQYYMNEGVYGSFASKLSETLIAAPSVHKNSPLDSSVFSSSLWGPSGDDLDQVVEHCLLPELNIGDWLIFTKAGAYSLGQPLCIATDSPSPPVYYVISSRDWFEMQDTGVSHEATLKNFSLVPYFLNSCQTEAALSVPA, from the exons ATGAAGGGAATTGCTGATGAACCACAGTATTCTGTCGGCCTGCTGGAGGCAGGCACGACCCTCTGTGAAGTGATTGACAATCACATTTATGAACAAACTTTG TCGGAGAAGAGTGCATTCTTTGTAGCAGACCTGGGAGTTATAATGAGGCAGCATGCTCGCTGGCGAACCCACATGGCCCAAATTCGACCCTACTACGCTGTCAGATGCAACAGCAGCCCAACTGTTATTGAAGTTCTTGCTGCTCTCGGAACTGGATTCATTTGCACCAACAAG TCTGAGCTCGAGCTGGTACAAGGCCATGGTATTCCCTCTGAAGATATAATCTACGGAGGTGTTTGCAAACAAGTTTCCCAGATTAAATACGCTGCTAAGAATGGCATTGACCTCCTTGTGTGTGATAATGAAGCAGAGCTACGTAAGATTTCTCGCTGCCACCCCAATGCCAA actGCTGCTACAGGTTTCAACAGAAGCGTCCAGCCAGGATGATGAGATGAGCATGACTTTTGGCTGCTCCCTCAAGGACTGCAGGCATTTGCTGGAGAGGGCTAAGGAGCTGGGTGTGCAGGTGGTTGGAGTCAG GTGTCACATTTCCAGCTCCTGTGAGGATGACCAGGTGTATGTTCATGCCATATCTGATGCCCGCTGTGTCTTTGATATGGGA GAGGAAATTGGCTTCAACATGAAAATCCTGGATATTGGAGGCGGCTTTGCTGGCACTGAGACTCAGCTGGAACTG ATCAATAGTGCAGTCATGTCTATGATGGACCTGTACTTCCCCCCTTCTACTGGAGTGTCCATCATCGCGGAGCCTGGCAGTTTCTTTGTGtcctctgccttcactctggcTGTGAACGTCATCTCCAAGGAGGTGGTGGCACGGGATTGCCTGGACCACGCACATG ATGATCCATCTCCAAACGAGGAGCCAGAGTTCCAGTACTACATGAATGAGGGAGTGTATGGATCATTTGCCAGCAAACTCTCTGAAACATTGATTGCTGCTCCATCTGTTCACAAG AACAGCCCCCTGGATTCTTCAGtgttcagcagcagcctgtGGGGCCCCTCTGGGGATGACCTGGACCAGGTAGTGGAGCACTGTCTGTTGCCTGAGCTCAACATCGGAGACTGGCTCATTTTCACCAAAGCAGGGGCCTACAGTCTGGGTCAGCCACTCTGCATCGCCACGGACTCCCCATCACCCCCAGTATACTACGTCATCTCTTCTAGAGACTG GTTTGAGATGCAGGACACTGGCGTCAGTCATGAGGCTACACTGAAGAACTTCTCCTTGGTCCCTTATTTTCTCAATTCCTGCCAAACAGAGGCTGCGCTGTCTGTCCCAGCTTAG